The following coding sequences lie in one Maniola jurtina chromosome 11, ilManJurt1.1, whole genome shotgun sequence genomic window:
- the LOC123869393 gene encoding protein mothers against dpp isoform X2 produces the protein MDTDDGESSSSGPMSSLNSLFSFTSPAVKKLLGWKQGDEEEKWAEKAVDSLVKKLKKRKGAIEELERALSCPGTPSKCVTIPRSLDGRLQVSHRKGLPHVIYCRVWRWPDLQSHHELKPLEICQYPFSAKQKEVCINPYHYKRVESPVLPPVLVPRHSEFAPGHSLLPFQRTTEPAMPHNVSYSGSGFPPSASSELPDTPPPAYSPPSDDSEPPGEVAPVSYQEPLYWASVAYYELNCRVGEVFHCNSHSVVVDGFTDPSNNSDRFCLGQLSNVNRNSTIENTRRHIGKGVHLYYVGGEVYAECLSDAAIFVQSRNCNHHHGFHPSTVCKIPPGCSLKIFNNREFAQLLSQSVNHGFEAVYELTKMCTIRMSFVKGWGAEYHRQDVTSTPCWIEIHLHGPLQWLDKVLTQMGSPHNAISSVS, from the exons ATGGACACCGACGATGGTGAATCTTCGAGCAGTGGACCTATGTCCAGCTTGAACAGCTTGTTTTCATTTACAAGCCCTGCCGTAAAGAAGCTATTAGGCTGGAAACAG GGTGACGAGGAAGAGAAATGGGCAGAGAAGGCAGTGGACAGCCTGGTGAAGAAGCTGAAGAAGCGGAAGGGTGCCATTGAAGAACTGGAGCGCGCGCTGTCCTGCCCTGGCACGCCTTCCAAGTGCGTCACCATACCGCGCTCACTGGACGGACG ATTACAGGTATCGCACCGCAAAGGTTTGCCCCACGTTATCTACTGCCGAGTATGGCGATGGCCAGACCTACAAAGCCATCACGAGCTAAAACCGCTCGAAATATGCCAATATCCCTTCAGCGCGAAACAGAAAGAGGTATGCATCAACCCTTACCACTACAAACGGGTCGAAAGTCCTGTCCTGCCCCCAGTTTTAGTGCCAAGACATTCGGAGTTCGCGCCAGGACATTCGCTACTACCCTTTCAAAGGACTACAGAACCAGCGATGCCCCACAATGTATCTTACTCTGGATCAGGGTTCCCACCTTCAGCATCATCAGAACTGCCCGATACTCCACCCCCCGCGTATTCGCCACCATCAGATGACTCCGAACCTCCAGGAGAAGTTGCCCCGGTTTCCTACCAAGAGCCTTTATACTGGGCATCGGTAGCGTATTATGAACTTAACTGCCGGGTTGGAGAAGTGTTCCATTGTAACAGCCATTCAGTAGTAGTCGACGGCTTTACTGATCCTTCGAATAATAGTGACAGATTTTGCTTGGGACAACTAAGTAATGTAAACAGAAATTCAACCATAGAAAACACAAGACGTCACATAGGCAAAGGAGTACATTTGTACTACGTCGGAGGGGAAGTGTACGCCGAGTGTTTGTCCGACGCAGCGATATTCGTTCAGAGTCGCAACTGCAACCACCACCATGGATTTCATCCGTCGACTGTGTGTAAAATTCCTCCAGGGTGTTCGTTGAAGATTTTTAATAACAGGGAGTTTGCACAGCTTTTATCCCAAAGCGTCAATCACGGTTTCGAAGCTGTTTATGAGTTGACGAAGATGTGTACGATTCGCATGTCGTTCGTCAAGGGCTGGGGGGCGGAATACCATAGACAAGACGTCACCTCGACGCCATGTTGGATAGAGATCCACCTCCACGGGCCGCTGCAGTGGCTGGACAAAGTGCTGACTCAAATGGGTTCCCCCCATAACGCTATATCGTCGGTCTCTTAG
- the LOC123869393 gene encoding protein mothers against dpp isoform X1 — MDTDDGESSSSGPMSSLNSLFSFTSPAVKKLLGWKQGDEEEKWAEKAVDSLVKKLKKRKGAIEELERALSCPGTPSKCVTIPRSLDGRLQVSHRKGLPHVIYCRVWRWPDLQSHHELKPLEICQYPFSAKQKEVCINPYHYKRVESPVLPPVLVPRHSEFAPGHSLLPFQRTTEPAMPHNVSYSGSGFPPSASSELPDTPPPAYSPPSDDSEPPGEVAPVSYQEPLYWASVAYYELNCRVGEVFHCNSHSVVVDGFTDPSNNSDRFCLGQLSNVNRNSTIENTRRHIGKGVHLYYVGGEVYAECLSDAAIFVQSRNCNHHHGFHPSTVCKIPPGCSLKIFNNREFAQLLSQSVNHGFEAVYELTKMCTIRMSFVKGWGAEYHRQDVTSTPCWIEIHLHGPLQWLDKVLTQMGSPHNAISSVS, encoded by the exons ATGGACACCGACGATGGTGAATCTTCGAGCAGTGGACCTATGTCCAGCTTGAACAGCTTGTTTTCATTTACAAGCCCTGCCGTAAAGAAGCTATTAGGCTGGAAACAG GGTGACGAGGAAGAGAAATGGGCAGAGAAGGCAGTGGACAGCCTGGTGAAGAAGCTGAAGAAGCGGAAGGGTGCCATTGAAGAACTGGAGCGCGCGCTGTCCTGCCCTGGCACGCCTTCCAAGTGCGTCACCATACCGCGCTCACTGGACGGACGGTTGCAG GTATCGCACCGCAAAGGTTTGCCCCACGTTATCTACTGCCGAGTATGGCGATGGCCAGACCTACAAAGCCATCACGAGCTAAAACCGCTCGAAATATGCCAATATCCCTTCAGCGCGAAACAGAAAGAGGTATGCATCAACCCTTACCACTACAAACGGGTCGAAAGTCCTGTCCTGCCCCCAGTTTTAGTGCCAAGACATTCGGAGTTCGCGCCAGGACATTCGCTACTACCCTTTCAAAGGACTACAGAACCAGCGATGCCCCACAATGTATCTTACTCTGGATCAGGGTTCCCACCTTCAGCATCATCAGAACTGCCCGATACTCCACCCCCCGCGTATTCGCCACCATCAGATGACTCCGAACCTCCAGGAGAAGTTGCCCCGGTTTCCTACCAAGAGCCTTTATACTGGGCATCGGTAGCGTATTATGAACTTAACTGCCGGGTTGGAGAAGTGTTCCATTGTAACAGCCATTCAGTAGTAGTCGACGGCTTTACTGATCCTTCGAATAATAGTGACAGATTTTGCTTGGGACAACTAAGTAATGTAAACAGAAATTCAACCATAGAAAACACAAGACGTCACATAGGCAAAGGAGTACATTTGTACTACGTCGGAGGGGAAGTGTACGCCGAGTGTTTGTCCGACGCAGCGATATTCGTTCAGAGTCGCAACTGCAACCACCACCATGGATTTCATCCGTCGACTGTGTGTAAAATTCCTCCAGGGTGTTCGTTGAAGATTTTTAATAACAGGGAGTTTGCACAGCTTTTATCCCAAAGCGTCAATCACGGTTTCGAAGCTGTTTATGAGTTGACGAAGATGTGTACGATTCGCATGTCGTTCGTCAAGGGCTGGGGGGCGGAATACCATAGACAAGACGTCACCTCGACGCCATGTTGGATAGAGATCCACCTCCACGGGCCGCTGCAGTGGCTGGACAAAGTGCTGACTCAAATGGGTTCCCCCCATAACGCTATATCGTCGGTCTCTTAG